The DNA sequence GATGTCCGCGTCGGCTGGCGCGAGGCGGCCCGGGCACTCGGGTCCCTGGCCATCTCCGGAGCGCCCCACCCCGTCGGAGGCGCCGCACCGGGCAGCCTGTTCCACGACACGATCGCCGACCTTCTCACCGCCGTCCGGAGAGCCGAGTACGACGCCAGGCCGGATCGTGACCGTCCAGCCAGTCAACGCCTGCGCTGGCTGCTGCTGAGGCTGCCCCACCGCGTCGACCCCGGCACCGTCCCCGTCCTTGAGGCGGTGGCCGACCAACTGGCGGACGAACCGTCGGTCGCCGAGCACCGTGCCGGCCTGCTGCGCTCTCTGATCCTCCCGGATCAGGAACTCGGCGTCCTCCGCGCCCGGTTGTCCGCGCTGGCCGACGCGCTCCGGGGGCGCCCCGGGCTCGCCTGCCGCACGGCCGAGTACCTGGAGCGCCAGGTGGCCGGAGCGACGCCGCCGGACCCCGCGGCCGTCCTGGCCGCGGCGCGGCACACGGCCGCCGCCGACGGCGTGCCGGGCGGGCTGCTGGCCGTCGCCCTGGTGGCCGCCCAGGGGCGGCGGCTGGGGTGGCCGGAGGAGTGGCGCGTCCTGCTGCGCGAACTGCGACGGCACGAGGACGGGGACGTGCGCGCGGCGGCGCTGGAGGCCGTGGTGCACTACGAGTGATGCCCGGCGGGGGGCGACGGCGGTCCGGCACGGCTGAACGGAGCAGCGGGTCCTGGCGTACCGAGCGGCCGGAGCCTCGGCCGGTGCGGATCCGACGGCTGCCGGACGCATGGTGGTGAGCGGGGTGGGTGACGGGTCGGCTCCGGGCTGGCGGTGGAGTGTGGGTGGGTCGCGGCGCGTCGGTCCGGAACGTGATCGGTGTCGGGTCCGGCGGTCGCCATACCGGCCCGCGGGGTTCGGCGGCCCGGGTGCGCGCGGAGAGGGGGCGCCCGGTGGTTGGTGCCGGGCGCGGGGCGGTGCCCGCCGGCCCTGTCGTGTCGGGTTGGGGACTTGAGCGGTGCCGCCGTGCCGGGTTGGGGACTTGAGCGGTGCCGTCGTGCCGGGTTGGGGACTTGAGCGGTGCCGTCGTGCCGGGTCGGGGACTTGAGCGGTGCCGCCCGGCAGCCCCGCACCGGCCCGCGACTCAGTGGCCGACCGGCGGCGCGGGTGCCGTCGCGCTCTCCGCCTCGCCCGCCGTGTCGCGCCGTACGACCAGCAGCGCGCACGCGGCCGCGGCCGCCGTCGCGGCGACGGCGAGGGCGTAGCGGGCGCCCGTGGGGGAGTCGGTGAGGCCCCAGGTGGCGGAGGCCAGGGCGGGGCCGAAGGTGAAGCCGAGGTTGCGGGAGAGCTGGACGGCGGAGCCGGCCGTTCCGGCGGCCCTCGGGGGTGCCGCGTTCATCACCAGGGCCTGCGTGGGCCCGCCGTACAGGCCCATGCCGGCGCCGGCTATGGCGAGCCGCCAGACGATGTCGCCCGTGGACCAGTCGTGGTCGCCGAGAAGGGTGAGCAGGAAGAGGCCGAGGGTGGTGAGGGCGGCACCGGCGACGGCGGTCGGCCGGTGCCCGTACCGGTCGGCGAGGCGTCCGCCCAAGGGCCCGGCCACGCCCATGGCGAGCGGGAACGCGAGGACGGTCAGGCCGGTGGCCGTCGCCGACAGCCCGCTGTCGTCCTGCAACCGCAGGGCGACGACGTAGTGCATGGCGCCGAAACCGCAGGCGAGCGCGAACACCGCCCCGTAGACGCCCTGCGTACCCGAGGCACGGACCACGTCCACCACCGGCCGGGCGCCCGGCCCGCGCAGCCACCGCACCGCGGGCGGCAGCCCGGCGAGCGCCAGCAGGAGCCAGGCGGGGGAGGACGGGGCGAGGGTCAGGGCCAGCAGCAGCGCGGTGATCGCGCTGCCGACGAGCGCGGCGTCGGCCAGCAGCCGGCGGTCCGGCGCGACCAGGCGACCCCGGGCGGGCAGCGCGCGGCGCGCC is a window from the Streptomyces mobaraensis genome containing:
- a CDS encoding MFS transporter; the protein is MRHGTEELPEGTRRPAEDERPRWVLVGIAGVLSFVAMLDMNIVNVSLADIAHDLRVSPSMAQWTVLGYQLAVVALLLPAGRWLDLSGGGTGTGLRPAVLTATSGFALCGLLSAASPWMPMLATARVLQGAFAAVLFVLMPVLAARSVPPHLRGRAMSVPATLGPLGAVTGPAVGGVLLDAFGWRAVFLVKLPFCLAALLVARRALPARGRLVAPDRRLLADAALVGSAITALLLALTLAPSSPAWLLLALAGLPPAVRWLRGPGARPVVDVVRASGTQGVYGAVFALACGFGAMHYVVALRLQDDSGLSATATGLTVLAFPLAMGVAGPLGGRLADRYGHRPTAVAGAALTTLGLFLLTLLGDHDWSTGDIVWRLAIAGAGMGLYGGPTQALVMNAAPPRAAGTAGSAVQLSRNLGFTFGPALASATWGLTDSPTGARYALAVAATAAAAACALLVVRRDTAGEAESATAPAPPVGH